TCATgtaggagagaggaaaaaagttAGTAGATAATTTACTGAGCACTATATATGGTTTCCTTTTAGCAGCTAATCCAATTATCACTGATAACTAAATCTGTAGCCAAAAGCAACTAATATAAGCAATCCCAttcctgaattaaaaaaaaatgagaagaaCATTTTCCTTCCCCCATTTGAAAACTGCGGTTTGGAAAGATCACTATACAGGCAAAAAATGAAATGACAGCCCTGTATTGCCCCTGAATTCATCATTTGTGCTGTTGTGAGTGAGCAGTTGTGGCCAAAGACCGATAAGCCACAACTGTGTAGAGAGCATTATTGTGGTCATCCACAAGGTGGTATTTGCACAGATACAGTAGTTGGTTAGAGTTTGCGTAGCAATTCCCCACAGAACATAAGTACTAGGAAACCACTTGGAAAGATCATGCATCTCCAAAAGGAATAATCTGTGGGGCATATTCAGAGAGGAAACTCTTGGTGCGTCTTACACCTTCTTCTGACTCCCAACCCTCTGTCTGTGTGTCAGACCAGTTTAGACTCAACATCCATTTACTGATACCAGTGTGTAATTTACCCACACCCCTAGCACATCACCTCTTTGACCCTGCGAGTCAAAAGAGAGGAGAGGCAACAAGGTTGTAAAAGGGCTTAAATTCCTTAGCCTTCACCGTAtctaaatttaaacttttttttactttcatcttGCTTCTTGAAACTCAAGCTTCTCCAACTTACCAATGTCTAAGAGAGTCTAACTGGGTTTAAGGGTGCCTATCTCTGTCTGAACTGATCGTGGTTGAAATTACTCTCAATTATTGTTAGAAAAACAGCCTCTGAATTTAACGCTGTATCTGCAGATCTGTCATCCATGGTGTGGTGATAAATACCCAAGACATTATGCTAGCATAAAAACCAACAACATTCATATACATAGAATAACCAGAATACAGTGTGggtagattgatttaaatcactagttttaattatgatttaaatcagcaagcacaAACCCTTgattaaaataattgattttaatcatattttgcatttgtactttttagttattttcctaaagaaaggttgattctcatgagttggtaaccattaaaatatgttgattttcAACTAAATATAACCTTTatactaaatttggtgcttctttttgctaatcaaAAGGGTCTATATATCTTTACACATTTagttaacttacatttattcagattaacttttacatttttatgtCAGAAAATGGTggatgatgcatttcttatttactagattaattttttgtgatttgtgtcagtctctatttggatggaaattcaaaaggagcattttttttaattaaatgaaactaCCTTAAACATGCTGAATACATAACTTTTTTCtttatcaaaacatgttctgCATTTAAAACTGACTGCTTTATTAAATAAAGGACGTATTATCTATAGTTACTGAATTGGACTGATTGTTTCTTTCAAGATTTTAGAGCGAATAGATTTCATCCTTTTACACTTAGCTTTTATTAATAGATTGGAataagaaaacaagctttcctgctttttcaactcccaacaggcttcttaactttgaatgaattagtctttgaactgaactagctgaataaactgaaatgaaaaagatATCCTTTCTGAACCTGCAGAACACGCTACTATTGTCAAAAGCTAggttagcacttcaacaaactcaggGTACAGGTGCTTAGGTGCTCCCACTAGTTCTGTGATTTGACTTGCTATCAAATGTGGCAGCAAATATGTTCTGCTTAATATAATTTTGAACGTTTTAAATGAGCTTAATTGTAATAGGTTTATGCCTTAACATAAGTTGTCAATTTCAAAATTAATGTAAAgagattatatttaaaaaaaaataaacctgtattttaatttaaaaatccagttAAAAATTATATCAATGATGTTTATCCACCCTGAATAAAATGAATGCTGCAGTTCTCTACCTGATAAATGATAACCCTGCATCCTTTGTTTTAACAGGGGGAAAAGATATCAAAGTACAAATGAATGCCAAATACAACTTCAGCTATCCTGGAAATGAAAGCAACTGCAACAGTGATAACAAAATCAGTCAAGTTCTCTTTCCCTTGCTCTACACTGTTCTCTTTCTCGTGGGCATTGTCATGAATGGCCTGGCGATGCGGGTGTTTTTTCAAATCTCCAGTAAATCTAATTTCATCGTCTTCCTTAAGAACACAGTCATTTCTGACATCCTCATGATCCTGACCTTTCCATTCAAAATTCTCAGTGACGCAAAAATGGTGCCTTGGGCACTGAGGGGATTTGTATGCCAGGTCACACAGGTCATATTTTACTTCACCATGTACATTAGTATTTTGTTTCTGGGTCTAATAACTATTGATCGCTATCAGAAAGCTGCCAGACCATTTAAAACATCAAGCACTAGCAGCCTGTTAGGTGCTAAGATTCTGTCCATGGTAATATGGATATTAATGTTTATTCTCTCACTACCTAACATGATTctgacaaacaaaaaacccacacgtAAAACAGTGAAGAAATGTGCTCACTTGAAATCAGAGTTTGGGTTACTATGGCATGAAATTGTGAACTACATTTGCCAGTTTATCTTCTGGGTTAATTTGGTCATCATAGTTGTATGTTACATACTCATAACAAAAGAACTGTATAAATCATATAAAAGAACAAGATGCACGGGGAAGGTGTCCAGAAAGCCTGTAAATATTAAGGTATTTATCATTATTGCAGTGTTCTTTATTTGTTTTGTGCCATTCCATTTTACTAGAATTCCCTATACCTTGAGCCAAACAAGAGATGTTTTTCAATGCTCTGCTCAGAACATATTGTTCTATATAAAAGAGAGCACCCTCTGGTTGACATCTTTAAATGCATGCCTAGATCCATtcatatattttttcctttgtaagtCCTTTAGAAAATCCTTGATAAACATGTTGCACAAACGCACCAAGGAGCAGAACAATGGAGCCGGTAGCGATGAGACGCCAATGTAAGGCTACAACATTGGGTAAATAGCAAATAATACAGGTATTTACAtgcttattaataataaatacccAGGTCTTACTCCAATAAAATCAATGGCTAACTCCCACTTACTTCTCTGGGAACTGAATCTGTGTTGTTTGAATCTAGGTTCTATGACAGAAACACAGAAACACTGGAACAGAGGAACTACTGGTTAAGCCCCAATGCAGCAAAGTGGTTAAGTGTATGCTTAGTTACATACAAGTAGTCTCACGAAAGTCAGTGGGAATACTCTTGTGCTTGAGTTTTAAGCACATGTTGGATCCAGGCCTGAATGCTTATTAAAACAattataaagggggggggggacagcttTTTAGACATAGAATACAATAGATGAATTTATAAACTGTGAGGGCTCAGCAGAgaaatggtgaaatcctagctccctTGAAGTTGGTGACAAAGCATGCCGACTTCAAgtgggagccaggatttcacccataccAATTAAAATCTGAAAAATGCAACTAAAGAAAATATCAATAAGCCAGatagctttcttttttaaaaaaatatcacctTGCATCCGAATGCCAAACAACTAAGCATAGCGGGAGAAAAGCTATTTATGTGTGCTGAATTAGCAGAATGAACATTACACTTCTGGCCTcatacatttgcatttttaaagttgCTGACCATTTTATTAATAACTGTATCCAGAAATAATGTATATTAAGCAAATCTATTTAGACTGAAGTTAAACCTTTGAGTACCCCAGAACACACTCTGAAAGACCAACCAAATAACCACGGTTTTACGGTGAGCAATATATAAATGACCATTTTCAGTAAAACTAATTTTACACCAATAAAAATCCCTGGGTTTCATGGGATAGAAGCACTGAAAGGGTTAAACCAATTATGAGAGTTAACATCAGCTTTTGTTTTCATTATACTAGATTTCTAGCTATGCTTTTTAGTTACAGCTATGATGCATTTTTAGTTTGGAAAATCAGGAATGCAATTTTTTCAGTAACAATTGTGTACATAATTCTGACTGCAGATGGCCCTAGGTTGCCATAAACAACCACTAAGAGACTTACTGCTGATACAACTACTAACCAGACTCTGAGTCTGAAAAATCTTTCACTAACATGtaaggctctgatcctacaaacagATATTACCTTCTGTATACTTTCTATCACCACTGCAAGCACACACAGGAGTAACTGTTTGTAGGATGGAGGCCAAATACTATATAACTTGTTAAAATGTTCTTCACTTGTATATAAATTTTAGTACTGAACTTGTAATACATGTTTTATGGTTTATTCTGTTGATCCAATAAATCATACCAACTGTAATTATAAATACGcctggaaggattagatttttatgagTCAACGTCAATTTCACCataaacatacaaaatgatgaaaaatattttcattgataataatcaaaatgtgcACACAGGCAAAGTAAGATTTTAAGGACAAAACCCAGTGATTTAGGTTTTTGAATTAGGCATGTTACAAATGCACTAGCATTTGAATAGTAAAAACTggtatgatttgttgatttaaaagatatttgcactgtatattttgacatgtgatgttgaccatttttgttttaatagttaTACAGCTAATTTAActcagtgtctactgtcattacATTGTCTGATGACCCCCAATTTCctgtaactgtgaaaatttaaatagataaatatCAGAAAAGATACTTAACAATAATCAATATTATGTGCTGAAAttgtaataaaaactgaattctgccaagcctaattataaAGTGTAGTTACTAATAATTTAAGTGATGTCTTAATTTCTCCTCCCTCTAGTTGTACAATGAAATTCAGAAGAAAATATGGGTAGCTCTTTGGAGAGGGGGATATGTCATTTACTTTAGTTTACTATTGTTAGATGGATCTGGCAGTTCAAGTTACTTTCTGAAACTCCAGATTTCTCAATGATCTGTTAAACAACATTTACTTCCGCTTTTGTGTGCACacctgtgttccctctaagctgcatggtTGCACAGTGGCCCAGGAGTGATTCAAGTGCCGCGCACTTGATTCGCAGAGCCGCAGACATCTGGCAgtgtgtgttcaggtgcccctcccccacactgcttTGCAGCCACATTGCTCCTGCAGTTGCTCCAGGGATCCTCCCACTGGCTGTGcagagcgggggggaggaggtACTGAAATCAGGTtgtcccccattcccctcccctgtaccccatctccacagagcaggggagaggggacagggctcaggatttGCAACAGCTCTGAACGAGCCTTCCGGGCAGTGAGTGCCTTGAAGAGACAGAGTGCGGTCTCTCAGAGTCTTCCCCAGCAGCCTGCGCGCACGCACACGCACGCagagtctctccccctcccacctgccaacGTACCCCATccccccagagccggggaggggacACATGGCTCAGGAGCAGGACAGCTTTCAGTGcatgccttaaagagacagcacatgacatctctcagaaacttccccagcagccagcgcGCACGCAGGCCCTGTCTacgctggcaagtttctgcgcagtaaagcagctttgaaCACTGtcactcccgaggtgtacacactgtcaagccacttagtgcgcagaaactgtgcACTTGTAGCACTGTAAAAAAGCCAGCCCAACGAGAGGAATAGCACTTTCTGCGCCAGGACTACAGCATTGCGGTCCCAGCGTAGACACCCTGGTCAATTGCAGCGCTGcgactggcctccaggaggtatcccacaatgcctgtttctgtctctctctggtcatcggtttgaactctactgccctgagGTGACCAACCCTCATCCCTGCCccgtaaattcctttggaattttgaacgTCCCCCTCCTAtttgctcggtgatgcatgcagtggtctcagtgcatctttccagatggccatgcctgctccatgcaccaggcgatccctcacttggagcaatgccgagctggtggacctcatcagcatttggggagaggaggctgtccagacccagctgtgctccagtcacaggaattatgatacctatgaacagatttcacaatgtatgacagaaaggggccatgaccgggacacactgcagtgcagggtcaaagtgaagaagctgcggaacacctaccacaaggggTGAGAAGCTGTGCCCATGAGCTGCCAATTCTAccaagagctggacgtgatactcaGTGGTGACCTCACCTCCACTACAAAGGGCCCTGTAGATACTTCGGTGGCTTACATGCCAGTCGAAACTGGACCAAGCCAAGAGGAGAAAATCTTGGATGAAGACTGgaggggtagggggacccagaggcagaggatgactcggaggtcagagatgcatgcaaccaggagctcttttctaccccagaggaggctagccagtcacagctgtcagaggttggcgaagcgcaaacaggagaggaggccccggTAAGTgaatctgattttgggaatcgctgaaatGAGTTGTTgcgggcaggagggttgcagaacacagactaggcatgcggtgggagacaagactgagcggtggaacaggctgttgattgactccctcacgtcacaggaatctccctcagatcTCGAGGATACTCTCATGCAGATACTGGGCAATTCACTGCTGCAGGTTCTTCAACAGagttgctttgtttcttgccccgtTAACGGTAACTTTCCCGCATCACTGTGCTATCACGGGAGGGTGAGgggagaccattgctgcacacaggtgagccgcATAAGGGCCTGGGACGAAGGCACAGTCTTGGAGAAAATcgtcccttgattccctgctcacccccaGCAGCGAGGTATCATCCCTaatgggggagggataactcagtggttcgagcattggcctgctaaacccagggttgtgagttcaattcttgaggggaccatttagggatctggggcaaaaattggggattggtcctgctttgagcagggggttggactagatgacttcctgaggtcccttgcaaccctaatattcgatgattctatgatcacatcctgtggaaagtgtggtgacaggaatgattatcaggcctcatctacagtgctggctcttccaaagagccacatgcccagtgtacagtagggtccaggaagagtgatttaccctgcccctgcagctacttgccattttgggggtcttgtggctcatgcgTGCTTGCccggggtcagccagttagtgacaggtgtaagagtactggctgtgttttaaatcactgaatcagtgttctctATGTTGCAGACAATACTGTTTCTGTAAAATgctgcatttaaacttcacagagattaccttgggagcccagcctccctctttgatATCGCCGGTTGAGCAGAATTAGGAAGCAGCCAAGAACTAAGGAGAACTTTCTGCATTTTGTCCTTCCCCCCAAGGAGCGgcgggacagcaagaagagggaccgaaaggagaacgcggcacgccagaatgaagccacggagcggctcttCAAGTTTATGGAGCACCACGCAGACATGCTCCAggcgatactagctcttcaaactgagcagctccgcacccgccctcccctgcagccgctgtcataaaactctttcccatgcaccccccagacaccgccaacacactcttatcaacctcctggctccagtgtATAtccgcagcattccactcctccccccctcacagtccagccctgcggactcccagtacccactgcactcaacacccgtccctctgcagtttggccctgctgaagcacagtacccgctgcactgtactccaaaggagaaggttggatatggtccctggacatacacaaatctttagccatcccgggatccttcctcctcctgggaccttccctttccccattcccctcactgctgatgctttttttgtttgactctctcctccggttgttgtcttttaataaaagaattgtgttggtttgaaagcaatctttattctattaattgaaagcagaaTGAggactgcaaagcaacatacaattatgttaaacccacatattgcatcatctgcaccaatcacttcctagcattacaagcactgcactcccaagcatcgcaacaaatattagtggctttcagcttcaaattgcctCAAGGATTCCCTAGTCCTTATGGCCCcatgctgcacccctctaatagccctggtctctggctgttcaaactcagcctccaggctctgagcctctgcagtccagccttgagtgaagctttcacccttcctttCACAAATACTATGGAGTGTACAGCACATTGCTATAAGCCTAGGAATATTGTCAtctgccaggtccagcttcccatagagaCAGCGCCAGTGGGCTTTTAAATGGTCAAAGCACGCTCAACAGTCAGTCTggacttgctcagcctgttgttgaaccgctccttgctgctgtcaagttgccccgtgtatggtttcataagccatagcattaaggggtaggtgaggtctcccaggatcacaatggacatttcaacttcccctacagtgatcttctggtccgggaagaaagtccctgcttgcagcttcctgaacaggccggggttccgaaagatgcgtgtgtcatgcacctttccagaccagccgaTGGTAATGTCTGTGAcacacccatggtgatccacaagcacctggagaaccattgagaaataccccttgcgattaatgtactctgtggctaggtggtctggtgccagaattggaatatgcgtgtcATTTATTGCCCCGCTGCAGTTAGGaaaagcccatttgtgcaaagccagccacaatgtcacgcatgttgcccagagtcatggtctttcagagcaggatgcgattaatgaccctgcacacttccatcaacacgactccaatggtcgactttcccagTCCGAACTGGTTAGAGACCAATCGGTAGCAGGCTGGAGTAGCcggcttccacagtgcaattgccatgcacttctccaacagcagggcagctctcattttcatgtccttgcgctgcagggctgggggcgagcTCAtctcacagtcccatgaatgtggctttcctcatgcaaaagttctgcagccactgcttgtcatccctgatgtgcatcacaatgtgatcccaccactcagtgcttgtttcctgagcccaaaagcagcgttccattCTGGTCAGCACCTCCGGGAATGCCACACGCAATCTCGTGTCATAGTTACTGcgtgtggcgagatcaatgtcgcacttctcttacctttgtagtttaaggaataactccactgccactcatgacgtgTTGGTCAGAGGA
This DNA window, taken from Caretta caretta isolate rCarCar2 chromosome 9, rCarCar1.hap1, whole genome shotgun sequence, encodes the following:
- the P2RY12 gene encoding P2Y purinoceptor 12, giving the protein MNAKYNFSYPGNESNCNSDNKISQVLFPLLYTVLFLVGIVMNGLAMRVFFQISSKSNFIVFLKNTVISDILMILTFPFKILSDAKMVPWALRGFVCQVTQVIFYFTMYISILFLGLITIDRYQKAARPFKTSSTSSLLGAKILSMVIWILMFILSLPNMILTNKKPTRKTVKKCAHLKSEFGLLWHEIVNYICQFIFWVNLVIIVVCYILITKELYKSYKRTRCTGKVSRKPVNIKVFIIIAVFFICFVPFHFTRIPYTLSQTRDVFQCSAQNILFYIKESTLWLTSLNACLDPFIYFFLCKSFRKSLINMLHKRTKEQNNGAGSDETPM